A genomic segment from Tachypleus tridentatus isolate NWPU-2018 unplaced genomic scaffold, ASM421037v1 Hic_cluster_2, whole genome shotgun sequence encodes:
- the LOC143242763 gene encoding uncharacterized protein LOC143242763, translated as MFIYGKLNFQLSDCIHPVGNIGREQGSFWWPLLGAYLTYPLYFWDLNSVFSVFFNWYSKKWQRKPLPRRSISKRLLVLSFCRALYIFLWTSWLYFNCTVTDQNGNEMKC; from the exons ATGTTCATTTATGGGAAGTTGAACTTTCAACTCTCAGATT GTATTCATCCTGTTGGAAACATTGGACGAGAACAAGGCTCCTTCTGGTGGCCATTGTTAGGTGCCTACTTGACATACCCATTATACTTTTGGGACCTAAACTCTGTCTTCTCAGTGTTTTTTAACTGGTATTCTAAGAAATGGCAAAGAAAACCCCTTCCTAGACGTTCCATCTCGAAACGACTCTTGGTCCTTTCTTTTTGTAGAGCATTGTACATCTTTCTCTGGACTTCATGGCTATATTTCAACTGCACTGTGACAGATCAGAACGGAAATGAAATGAAGTGTTGA